AAATCGACACTAAATCTAGTTAAACAGGGAAACGCGGTCACAAAGCTCGCACACAGGTGCCGCACAATACAGCCGTCGGCGTTTCGATGCAACCGCACCCCGAGCACGAACACCTCGCTGGATTTAAAATAGCATTATTCCCACCCAAACACTATGCCCTAATGAATACACTTTTTACAACGTACGCAGCTGTTTTACGCTACTTATATACCGAGCAAAGACTCATCACAGTCCTACAGTGCGCAGGCTGACGTAGGGGACGGTAAGGCGGACTGTACTCACAGCAGCCTGCGGGCGAAACCACAAGCCAGCCTCTCCGGAGAAGACCCGAGACCCCTCCCTCCAGCCACACAAATACTGCCCCGGCAGCCAGGCTCCGCCCATGTGTGAGCAGCACTGTTGCCACATTGGGGGACTTGTAAGTGCCCAGGGGGGGTTTTAGTGTCAACATTTCAATAGGGGTCAATCGTGTGGCACTACCTGGGGGATTCAGGCATGTGCAAAGTGGATTTGCAACTCTTCCACTGGTCGTTTGCAATGCTCTCTGGGAAGCTGAAAACACTATCACTGTCCCGGATTGGTTAACGTCAATTTTGTGGGCGGGTCTTCTGTCCGACACGACAACACATGCTCACTGCAGTGACCAGTCTATTGATGTGTAGCATCACCACTATAGGAGGATTGTGAGACAAGTGTGACCGCCTCTCTTTCACAAATACAGCAATCAGTGTGCAAATGTTAACTGTAGGAGGACACTGAGACTTTGTTTAAGTggcttctttttctttcttttctgcatCTGTTACCTGTATTGAAAAAACACCTGTACAAGGAGGCTGAGCAGGAACATTTGACAGTGACTTGGGTTGGCTTGAATGATCGAAGTTACTGATTTGGCTATGATAGAGTTTGAGTCGTCATTTTGGTAgatattaaataattatgatTAGAGTTTGGTTTGGAATTAGGGTTAGAGCTAAGGTTAGGTGTTAAAAGTCAGGTTTTAAGGTTAGGCTTACAATTAAGATCTTATACGCATTAAGATATAATGCTTAGAAATTGATTTAGGGataatttttaatactttttgtATGGGCCTTGAAGTTGGTTTGGGTTAAGGGTTAGATCAGTTTCTGACTTTCTTTACAATTGTACCATTGCTGCTGGATTTGAGAGATTTTGCTCAATTGACAAGAGCTATGACAcctaaaaataacatttgttgttttaaaaattaatccACTGACTCATTCATTTTCTACAATGTGAACAAGTTCTACAGATCTGGGTAAGAGGTGAAACTTTGTGCAATCCTTGTGTAAAAGTTGAAATCCTGAAGCAGACTCAAATATTCACAAACACTGTGTCACAGAGGCCACTCTGTCTGCAACCTGCTCTTAAATAAACTTGTCACTCAACAACTGCCCAGTATCTACAATAAACAAGGTTTCTTCATATTGCCATTGGATTTAGATCAAGTAGCATTCACTTCATAAGGTTTTTACatacgttttatttatttatgcagaattggttttaaataaatgctttaattatataattacgtatgtgtattttaatcaaagctaatatttaaaaacatgcacatttttgtttaaattaatgtGAGGCTAGTTATTAAACTGGGTGTCTTAACTAAAGATCTGAACTTCGAATGTTCTTTACTTTTGATAAAGtctgtttaaataataaaaaatataatttgaaaaggAAAAGGGGATTTCTAGCTACTAAGGCATTTGAGTTGCTTTCTATTGCACTGGTGCCATTTATGGAggagaaaaatgaaataaatatacagtaccTTAAGCAGGTGGTATGTTGCATTAAGCTATAATTTAAGACACACAGAGAAGCAGtctgaaagaaaacaatttaTTAAACTGAAGTTAATATCAATGCACCACATTGTACATACATGTTCCACTTATGTGTTACATATTAGTGCACAAAAAAGGAACTGGAACTCCTATTCCTTAAGGATATCTGAAAACATACACAGACATCCTCTAAAAACGTATCCTGGAATAAATACCAATGAGAAAAGTTGCAGTCAAATCCTGCACTCTGTTATCACTAACGTACACAATACAATCTCCCCTAAGCTTATTACAAAGTTACACTTTTCTCCAAATGCATATCTTACCAAGGCCATAATCATGACAAAGCAAAAGTTAGCTCCCACTGTCCTACTTAACATCCATTGAAAGAGGTTGagtaaaactttatttctgCTTTTATTACAAATACTTGAATTTGAAACCCTAGATTGCAGTCAAAAGAACTGCTAGCATAGTAAAAAAGGTAAGTAACAATTGTTTGTACCAGTGCATTGGAGGTAGAATTAGTGCTGATTAGTGCTGCTGAAGGTTACTGTTTAAAGAGACATGATACCTGTGCAATATATACCACTTAACCCTCATAAGTCAAATAAATTCTGTCCCAACATATCTCTTATAAAGTCATCAAATGtccaaataatacattaatgaagAACTTAtcccttcatttatttataatacaaacaaatacaattaagcaaaacaaaattaagcTTACTCTTTTTGTCATGATTTCAGATCAGGCTTAAGATgttaaattatgaaaaaaaaatgtaaactagTGAGAGTATGTCCCTTTACTTCATTGGGCCTCTTAATAATGTCACACAtacttttgtttaaaaaaataatttgaagttGCCGTTTTAGAACATTTGATTTGCAGGTTTACTTCTTAGTCATGTTCTCTAGTCAATGACATATCTCCTTTAAATGAAACCACATCCAGCACTGGCACCTGTAGTGTAAATTTCCAGTGTATACAAGTGCTAATCTACTCTAGAAAAACCGCTACCAGAATGAGATCCTCACACCAAGATCAACGCATTCACAGTGTTAGTATTATTTAGCGGTCATTAGAGTTTAAGGAATAAGCTTGAGCTATACCCCCTCAGTGTCATCTACCATGCTGCCCCTGCGCTGGCTGAGGTTAAGGTTTTATTCTCAAGCTGGGTTTCAAGACTGAGAGTATTCCTAAAAGAGAGGACATCAGTCCACAAAACCCTACCACTCCAGCATTGGTCCTATATATCCCCAGCTTGTCCATCGGGATGAAGAGGTCACACAGGTTCTTCACAGTGTCGAGCAGGACCGCAGGGTTGGCCCTGAGGCTCTCGCAAAGCAGCAGCAGGAAAGCATTGAGTTTCGGGACGAGCACACAAGCCACGTCTCTGTTGTCATTGAGGTGCTCGTTTGTTTTCTGCTGGAAGCGCTTGTCGCGAGCCCTGCGCTCCATGATGTTGTAGATTTTGTACACGTCCCGAGTCAGGTTCATGACCAAAGAGACAAAGTAATAGCGGGAGGCATGCAAGCTCCAGCGGTCCTTGTTGAGGTCAGGGAGGAGCCCAATGCTTCTCACCCACAGTGCGTTGTCGCATATGAAATAGAGTGCGCGGTTTAGGTTGGCCACGGTCAGGCAGAAGCGCAGCATGGGGTCCGAGAGGTGCAGGGTTCGCTTGGTGGCATCAATGGCGCTCACTGTGTTCCCCAGCCTGAACACTGAAAGAGAACGCCAGAATAGTTGTGTGTCTCATTGTTTGGGGCCACTTTTAGAAAGAAACTTTAAATATGTTCAGCAACACATAAGATATTTGAGCAAGTTCAGGATATGTTCTTGTATACATTTTCACATGATTTGGATGATGTTACACATTGAAATGCCAGGGTCTGAACCAGAGGGATTCCAGCTGACCCTATTGTGTCACTGACACAGACCTTTCTTGCTTCTATAAGACATGCACATTTTCACAGTTATAGATCTGTAATTGTTTTTTCAAATGTGAAAACTATCAGAAGAACATGTCTTGTATTAGTGCTTTCTCTGCAACTGTTCTCCACCACATCCATTAGGCCTAATGTGTGGTGAAAGGTAACATTAATCCGACTGCCAAGATAGTCATGAAATGATGTTGGAAAAACACACCCTGGTAGTTTTAACTGGCTATCACTAAAGATCAGTGGTctgtgattttggtttcagaGAGCCTCAGTCCAGCCAGTTTTATAGGTTGCTCTTCATCAGCAATTTTTAAGCAACAATTTactgatcaattaagcaatggAAGGCATTATATCCAAATAAACAGGTGCAAATGGATACAGACATAATGAATCCTCTCATCCATAGGGGGTTGCCAGGGAAAACTCATGAAATGCCTATTCTGTggcaacacattattattattattattttcatttcttggcagacacccttatccagggcgacttacaacataagtgcaaaacaaagtgaaaaaaaaagtaaaaggcaatcattacaaattcaatttaactaaaacatagcaattcaaaataatacattttacaaat
The genomic region above belongs to Amia ocellicauda isolate fAmiCal2 chromosome 4, fAmiCal2.hap1, whole genome shotgun sequence and contains:
- the pex11a gene encoding peroxisomal membrane protein 11A; protein product: METFITFTNQSQGRDRIFRATQYACALLKYLLRNKAARKELVKKIHILESNMSAGRKLFRLGNTVSAIDATKRTLHLSDPMLRFCLTVANLNRALYFICDNALWVRSIGLLPDLNKDRWSLHASRYYFVSLVMNLTRDVYKIYNIMERRARDKRFQQKTNEHLNDNRDVACVLVPKLNAFLLLLCESLRANPAVLLDTVKNLCDLFIPMDKLGIYRTNAGVVGFCGLMSSLLGILSVLKPSLRIKP